One Desulfovulcanus ferrireducens genomic region harbors:
- a CDS encoding glycerate kinase type-2 family protein — MYEKRLRQHASHILAAALKSVQPQAAISGALNYRDSQLKTGTHYYALNTYKKIVAIGAGKAGAAMAVAVESLLGERLNGGLVVVKDAHTLPTKKIRLLEAAHPVPDERSIRAGQEILAFVDRHRSKDTLFFFLLSGGASSLLVAPAPGITLEDKQKVTRLLLASGANIQEINAIRKHLSQIKGGRLARHLHPSTTISLIISDVVGDRLDVIGSGPTAADSSSWADCHAILTRYDLWDKLPESVQQLVLQGLKGIIPDTPFSDEECFKNVSHHIIASNRQALLAAARAASSLGYAPLILSSSIEGETKDIARVHVSIAKEILESGHPMAPPCCVISGGETTVSLGESYGLGGRNQEFALSAALELEGLKNVLILSAGTDGTDGPTDAAGAMVTGSTTARAKKLNLDARKFLHEHDAYTFFNRTRELIITGPTLTNVMDIHLVLVGQRIS; from the coding sequence ATGTATGAAAAGAGGTTACGCCAGCATGCGAGTCATATCCTCGCTGCCGCTCTTAAATCTGTGCAACCCCAGGCTGCCATTTCTGGTGCCCTGAACTATAGAGATTCCCAGTTGAAAACCGGCACCCACTATTATGCTCTCAACACTTACAAAAAAATCGTAGCCATTGGCGCTGGCAAAGCAGGTGCTGCCATGGCCGTGGCCGTGGAATCTCTTCTTGGAGAACGGCTTAATGGTGGCTTGGTAGTAGTAAAGGATGCCCACACCCTGCCCACGAAAAAGATACGTCTTTTAGAGGCTGCCCATCCGGTCCCTGATGAACGAAGTATCAGGGCAGGCCAAGAGATTCTGGCGTTTGTGGATAGACACAGGTCTAAAGACACCCTTTTTTTCTTTCTTCTTTCTGGCGGAGCTAGCTCTTTACTGGTTGCGCCTGCCCCAGGTATTACCCTGGAGGACAAACAAAAAGTAACGCGACTTCTCCTGGCAAGCGGAGCCAATATTCAGGAAATCAATGCCATACGCAAGCACTTAAGTCAGATTAAAGGCGGGCGCTTAGCCCGTCACCTACACCCATCAACTACAATAAGCCTGATTATCAGTGATGTGGTTGGTGATCGGCTGGATGTTATTGGCTCAGGACCGACAGCAGCAGATTCCAGTTCCTGGGCAGACTGTCATGCGATTCTCACTCGATATGACCTCTGGGACAAACTTCCGGAATCTGTGCAACAACTGGTTTTACAGGGCCTGAAAGGCATTATTCCTGATACGCCATTTTCTGACGAAGAGTGTTTTAAAAATGTTTCCCATCACATTATAGCCTCCAATCGCCAAGCCCTTCTGGCCGCAGCCCGGGCTGCCTCCTCTCTAGGATATGCTCCTCTTATCTTAAGTTCCAGTATAGAAGGGGAGACAAAAGACATTGCCCGTGTGCATGTCAGTATAGCAAAAGAGATCTTAGAAAGTGGTCATCCAATGGCCCCTCCCTGTTGTGTAATCAGCGGAGGAGAGACCACAGTGAGCCTAGGCGAGTCATATGGGCTCGGTGGCCGCAATCAGGAATTTGCCCTCTCAGCCGCTCTGGAATTGGAAGGATTAAAAAATGTCCTTATATTGTCGGCCGGTACTGATGGTACTGACGGGCCTACTGATGCTGCTGGCGCGATGGTGACAGGTTCAACCACAGCCAGAGCCAAAAAATTAAACCTTGATGCCAGAAAGTTTCTCCACGAGCATGATGCCTATACTTTTTTTAACCGCACACGCGAGCTAATAATAACCGGGCCTACTTTGACCAATGTCATGGACATTCATCTGGTTTTAGTGGGTCAAAGAATTAGTTAA
- a CDS encoding glycosyltransferase family 4 protein yields the protein MSERIGFISTRFAGTDGVSLEAAKWAEVLQEQGHVCFWYGGLLERWRKFSMCVPEAYFKHPANEWINEHIWGRTHRSPKVTRYIHDLAEYLKSTIYDFVKEFDLTLLIIQNALAIPMHLPLGIAITEFLSETVMPAIAHHHDFYWERSRFQVNCVPDFLDMAFPPRDFHLQHVVINQAAREELALRKGVSSLLIPNVINFHRPPLPPDEYSADLRQEIGLSSDDKLILQPTRVVPRKGIEHSINLLQRLNDPRCKLVVSHPAGDEGSEYQEQLMALAESVGVDIRFFGERVNYRRHVNCQGKKIYVLHDIYQHADLVIYPSIYEGFGNALLESFYFKVPVIVNRYPVWVRDIEPKGFRVPVMDGFITPHVVEEAKKLLYNHEYRQQQVDYNYELAKRYYSYPVLRYGLQILINNIKNQV from the coding sequence ATGTCTGAAAGAATAGGTTTTATTTCCACTCGCTTTGCCGGGACTGACGGCGTATCCCTGGAAGCTGCCAAATGGGCAGAGGTATTACAGGAGCAAGGCCATGTCTGTTTTTGGTATGGCGGACTTTTGGAGAGGTGGCGCAAGTTTTCTATGTGTGTTCCTGAGGCCTATTTCAAACATCCTGCAAACGAGTGGATTAATGAACATATCTGGGGGCGTACGCATCGCTCCCCTAAAGTTACCCGCTACATCCACGACCTGGCTGAATATCTGAAAAGCACCATTTATGATTTTGTCAAAGAGTTTGACCTCACTCTGCTCATCATTCAAAACGCCCTGGCAATACCCATGCATCTGCCCCTAGGTATTGCCATTACAGAATTTCTTTCCGAAACCGTGATGCCGGCCATAGCTCATCACCATGATTTTTACTGGGAACGTAGCCGCTTCCAGGTCAATTGTGTCCCTGATTTTCTGGACATGGCCTTTCCACCGCGCGATTTCCATCTGCAACATGTGGTTATTAATCAGGCGGCCAGGGAAGAATTGGCATTACGTAAGGGAGTTTCTTCTCTTCTCATTCCCAATGTTATTAATTTTCATCGCCCGCCATTACCTCCTGATGAGTACTCAGCTGATCTGCGTCAGGAAATAGGTCTTTCTTCTGATGATAAACTTATTCTGCAGCCAACCCGTGTAGTGCCTCGCAAAGGCATTGAGCACAGTATAAACCTGTTGCAACGATTAAATGATCCACGCTGTAAGCTGGTGGTTTCTCATCCGGCCGGAGATGAGGGCTCAGAGTATCAAGAACAGTTGATGGCCCTGGCCGAGTCCGTGGGAGTGGACATCCGTTTTTTTGGGGAGCGGGTCAACTATCGGCGCCATGTCAATTGTCAGGGAAAAAAGATTTACGTTTTGCACGATATCTATCAGCATGCCGATCTGGTCATTTATCCCAGCATCTATGAAGGGTTTGGCAATGCCCTTCTGGAATCCTTTTACTTTAAAGTCCCCGTTATTGTAAACCGCTATCCTGTATGGGTGCGAGACATTGAACCTAAAGGATTTCGCGTCCCTGTAATGGATGGTTTTATCACTCCCCACGTGGTAGAAGAGGCCAAAAAGCTTTTATACAACCACGAATATCGTCAACAACAGGTTGACTACAACTATGAACTGGCAAAACGCTATTATAGCTATCCAGTGCTTCGCTATGGATTGCAAATATTAATTAATAACATAAAAAATCAAGTTTAA